The Humulus lupulus chromosome 3, drHumLupu1.1, whole genome shotgun sequence genome window below encodes:
- the LOC133822912 gene encoding E3 ubiquitin-protein ligase SPL2 yields the protein MSSQEQALLSLLSHLAFSGDGAVLGLALAYAAVRSILKCRTTSSALNKLRKAPSVRVSDLRSVIAIDNSDISNESQSSDGKILIVRGAVEAKSVIDGSWKSLRPSALVSQESGDKAVIIQRTQTCIYNEWKGFFGWTSDLRSIFARSWREQESTLLRTVPFILVEGGKWPTSDFIVVNMDKSRHPLPLTTVYHQLQPVNASPYTFLQALFGHEFPVGLLDEEKILPLGKDITAVGVCSFKDGTPEINSCKDLPYFLTEMTKDEMVVDLAFSSKILLLSSVVLGSLSVGILGYAAVRNWNKLKEWRQRRRLQQPNPPASDDIEFHISEEEDTTDVPDGQLCVICLTRRRRSAFVPCGHLVCCQSCAISVEHAAAPKCPLCRQEIRSSVRIYDS from the exons ATGTCGTCGCAAGAGCAAGCCCTATTGTCCTTACTCTCCCACCTCGCCTTCTCCGGTGACGGTGCCGTCTTGGGCCTAGCCTTAGCCTACGCCGCCGTCCGTTCTATCCTCAAGTGCAGAACTACCTCCTCTGCCCTCAACAAGCTCCGCAAAGCCCCTTCAGTCAGAGTATCCGATCTTCGCTCAGTCATTGCCATCGACAATTCCGATATTTCGAACGAATCGCAGTCATCTGATGGCAAAATCTTGATCGTCCGCGGCGCTGTAGAGGCAAAATCGGTCATAGACGGCAGCTGGAAGAGCCTGAGGCCAAGCGCCTTGGTTTCTCAAGAATCTGGAGATAAAGCCGTTATCATTCAGAGAACTCAAACT TGCATATACAATGAATGGAAAGGATTTTTTGGATGGACTTCAGATTTACGGTCCATATTTGCGAGGTCCTGGAGAGAACAAGAATCCACCTTATTACGAACG GTTCCTTTCATTCTTGTTGAAGGTGGAAAATGGCCAACTTCAGACTTCATTGTTGTGAATATGGATAAATCGAGGCATCCCTTACCTCTCACTACAGTTTATCATCAATTGCAGCCTGTTAATGCATCTCCTTACACATTCCTACAGGCACTTTTTGGTCATGAATTCCCT GTCGGTCTACTTGATGAAGAGAAAATTCTTCCATTGGGAAAAGATATCACTGCTGTTGGAGTATGCAGTTTTAAAGATGGAACTCCTGAAATCAATTCGTGCAAGGATCTTCCCTATTTTCT GACTGAAATGACCAAGGATGAGATGGTTGTGGATCTtgctttcagttccaaaattctGTTGTTGAGCAGTGTTGTCCTTGGTTCTCTATCAGTTGGAATTCTTGGTTATGCTGCTGTGAG GAACTGGAATAAATTGAAAGAGTGGAGGCAACGAAGGCGGCTGCAGCAACCAAACCCTCCTGCTAGTGATGATATTGAATTTCACATCTCAGAAGAGGAGGATACAACAGATGTTCCAGATGGACAGTTGTGTGTCATCTGCCTGACTAGGAGAAGGCGATCAGCATTTGTTCCGTGTGGGCATCTAGTATGTTGCCAAAGCTGTGCCATATCAGTTGAACACGCGGCTGCACCAAAATGTCCCCTTTGTCGTCAGGAAATCCGCTCTTCAGTGCGGATTTATGATTCTTAG